A single Vigna radiata var. radiata cultivar VC1973A chromosome 8, Vradiata_ver6, whole genome shotgun sequence DNA region contains:
- the LOC106770843 gene encoding CBL-interacting serine/threonine-protein kinase 4 — protein MEPSLQQQPSPPPSPRPLTILGKYQLTRLLGRGSFAKVYQARSLIDGATFAVKIIDKSKTVDAGMEPRIIREIDAMRRLHHHPNILKIHEVMATKTKIHLIVELAAGGELFARISRRGRLPESTARRYFQQLVSALRFCHRNGVAHRDLKPQNLLLDGEGNLKVSDFGLSALPEHLKNGLLHTACGTPAYTAPEILRQNGGYDGSKADAWSCGLILYVFLAGYLPFDDTNIPAMYKKISRRDYQFPDWISKPARYVIYKLLDPNPETRMGLEALFGNPWFKKSLKPETAEESAFGWDNVYVKGCYYEGVKCSGVNAFDIISMSSGLNLTRLFETTSDGGSRREKRFTSSARVEVVEEKLKEVGGVLGFKVEAGKATNGAIALLKGKVALVFEVLQIVPDQLLLVAVKIVEGALEFEEHHWVDWKNALQDLVLSWHNDES, from the coding sequence ATGGAACCGTCATTGCAACAGCAACCATCACCGCCACCGTCACCGCGCCCCCTCACCATCCTCGGGAAATACCAGCTGACGCGCCTTCTCGGCCGTGGCAGCTTCGCCAAGGTCTACCAGGCACGATCCCTAATTGACGGCGCCACCTTCGCCGTCAAAATTATTGACAAATCCAAAACCGTCGACGCCGGCATGGAGCCCCGCATAATCCGCGAGATCGACGCCATGCGCCGCCTCCACCACCACCCTAACATCCTTAAAATCCACGAGGTTATGGCCACGAAGACCAAAATCCACCTCATCGTGGAGCTTGCCGCCGGAGGCGAGCTCTTCGCTAGAATCTCCCGTCGCGGCCGTTTGCCGGAGTCCACAGCGCGCCGTTACTTCCAGCAGCTGGTCTCCGCGCTCCGGTTCTGCCACCGCAACGGTGTGGCGCACCGCGACCTCAAACCGCAGAACCTCCTCCTCGACGGCGAAGGAAACCTCAAAGTCTCCGACTTCGGCCTCTCCGCTCTGCCGGAGCATCTCAAGAATGGCCTTCTCCACACCGCATGCGGTACGCCAGCGTACACAGCGCCCGAGATCCTCCGCCAGAACGGCGGCTACGACGGGTCCAAGGCCGACGCCTGGTCCTGCGGCCTCATTCTCTACGTCTTCCTCGCCGGCTACCTTCCGTTCGACGACACGAACATTCCGGCGATGTACAAGAAGATATCCCGGAGAGATTACCAGTTCCCAGACTGGATATCAAAACCGGCACgctatgttatatataaattactgGACCCGAACCCGGAAACAAGAATGGGTTTGGAGGCTCTGTTTGGGAACCCGTGGTTCAAGAAATCATTGAAACCGGAAACGGCGGAGGAAAGCGCGTTTGGGTGGGATAACGTTTATGTGAAGGGTTGTTACTACGAAGGGGTTAAGTGTTCGGGTGTGAACGCGTTTGATATAATATCGATGTCTTCGGGGTTGAATTTAACGAGGCTGTTCGAAACAACGTCGGATGGGGGTAGTAGGAGGGAGAAGAGATTCACTTCGAGTGCACGCGTGGAGGTGGTGGAGGAGAAGCTTAAGGAAGTGGGTGGGGTTTTGGGGTTTAAGGTTGAGGCTGGGAAAGCCACTAACGGTGCAATTGCGTTGTTGAAAGGAAAGGTGGCTTTGGTGTTCGAGGTCCTTCAGATTGTGCCCGATCAGCTTCTTCTGGTGGCCGTGAAGATCGTCGAGGGTGCTTTAGAGTTTGAGGAGCATCACTGGGTTGATTGGAAAAATGCCTTGCAAGATCTCGTCCTCTCTTGGCACAACGATGAATCATGA